Proteins encoded together in one Luteimonas fraxinea window:
- a CDS encoding ABC transporter ATP-binding protein, whose amino-acid sequence MSPIPQADAALSVRDLRKTYDGGVEALKGISLDVAPGDFFALLGPNGAGKSTLIGIISSLVNKTSGDVRLFGTDLHTNRDAAMRLIGLVPQELNFNFFEKPFDILVNYAGFYGIPRAEAMVRAEEELKRAQLWDKATTMSRTLSGGMKRRLMIARAMMTRPRLLILDEPTAGVDIEIRRGMWQTLKEINAAGTTIILTTHYLEEAESLCRNLAIIDRGIIVEQGPMRVLLSKLDVEGFIFDIDGTLPATLPPIEGTTLIATDDHTLDLDMPRAMDLNRVFATLDGAGIRVRSMRTKSNRLEELFVRMTGPNAASQQEKTA is encoded by the coding sequence ATGTCCCCGATTCCCCAGGCCGACGCCGCCCTTTCGGTGCGCGATCTGCGCAAGACCTATGACGGTGGTGTCGAGGCGCTCAAGGGCATCTCGCTCGACGTCGCACCCGGTGATTTCTTCGCACTGCTCGGCCCCAACGGCGCCGGCAAGTCGACGCTGATCGGCATCATCTCCTCGCTGGTCAACAAGACCTCGGGCGACGTGCGCCTGTTCGGCACCGACCTGCACACCAACCGCGACGCGGCGATGCGCCTGATCGGCCTGGTGCCGCAGGAACTGAACTTCAACTTCTTCGAAAAGCCCTTCGACATCCTCGTCAACTACGCGGGTTTCTACGGCATCCCGCGCGCCGAGGCGATGGTGCGCGCCGAGGAGGAACTCAAGCGCGCGCAGCTCTGGGACAAGGCGACGACGATGTCGCGCACGCTGTCGGGCGGCATGAAGCGTCGCCTGATGATCGCCCGCGCGATGATGACGCGCCCGCGGCTGCTGATCCTCGACGAACCCACCGCCGGCGTCGACATCGAGATCCGCCGCGGCATGTGGCAGACGCTCAAGGAGATCAACGCCGCCGGCACGACGATCATCCTGACCACGCATTACCTGGAAGAAGCCGAGAGCCTGTGCCGGAACCTCGCGATCATCGACCGCGGCATCATCGTCGAGCAGGGTCCGATGCGCGTGCTGCTGTCCAAGCTCGACGTCGAGGGTTTCATCTTCGACATCGACGGCACGCTGCCCGCCACCCTGCCGCCGATCGAGGGCACCACCCTCATCGCGACCGACGACCACACGCTGGATCTCGACATGCCGCGCGCGATGGATCTCAACCGTGTGTTCGCCACGCTCGACGGAGCCGGCATCCGCGTGCGCTCGATGCGCACCAAGTCCAACCGGCTCGAGGAACTGTTCGTGCGCATGACCGGCCCCAATGCCGCCTCGCAGCAGGAGAAGACGGCATGA
- a CDS encoding ABC transporter permease encodes MSTKSTDVAAIEGTAQRHWVALYTIARREIVRILRIWGQTLVPPAITMTLYFLIFGGLIGARVGEMDGIRYMDFIVPGLVMMSVIQNSYGNISSSFFGAKFGRHVEELLVSPMPSWVILGGYVIGAVTRGLAVGVIVLCIAMLFTTVRIPHPLVTFATVLLGATIFALAGFVNAVYAKKFDDVAIVPIFILTPLTYLGGVFYSVSLLPGWAETATHANPIFYMVNAFRYGLLGVSDVSLGVSFALMIGFVIALGALALWLLKRGIGLRS; translated from the coding sequence ATGAGCACGAAGAGCACCGACGTCGCCGCCATCGAAGGCACCGCGCAGCGCCACTGGGTCGCGCTGTACACGATCGCGCGGCGCGAGATCGTCCGCATCCTGCGCATCTGGGGCCAGACCCTCGTGCCGCCGGCGATCACGATGACGCTGTACTTCCTGATCTTCGGCGGCCTGATCGGCGCGCGTGTCGGCGAAATGGACGGCATCCGCTACATGGATTTCATCGTGCCGGGCCTGGTGATGATGAGCGTGATCCAGAACAGCTACGGCAACATCTCGTCGAGTTTCTTCGGCGCGAAGTTCGGCCGCCACGTCGAGGAACTGCTGGTCAGCCCGATGCCGAGCTGGGTGATCCTGGGCGGTTACGTGATCGGCGCGGTGACGCGCGGTCTTGCCGTCGGCGTCATCGTGCTGTGCATCGCGATGCTGTTCACCACCGTGCGCATTCCGCATCCGCTGGTCACCTTCGCCACCGTGCTGCTGGGCGCGACGATCTTCGCGCTGGCCGGTTTCGTCAACGCGGTCTATGCGAAGAAATTCGACGACGTCGCCATCGTGCCGATCTTCATCCTCACCCCGCTGACGTACCTGGGCGGCGTGTTCTATTCGGTCTCGCTGCTGCCCGGCTGGGCCGAAACCGCGACGCATGCCAACCCGATCTTCTACATGGTCAACGCGTTCCGCTACGGCCTGCTCGGCGTCAGCGACGTCTCGCTGGGCGTGTCGTTCGCGCTGATGATCGGCTTCGTCATCGCACTCGGCGCGCTGGCGCTGTGGCTGCTCAAGCGCGGCATCGGTCTGCGCAGCTGA
- a CDS encoding ferredoxin--NADP reductase, producing the protein MAITQFPIKLVSRRMVAPTVAHLSFVRADGQPLDFIPGQFIQIHFEYADGTATKRSYSLATIHDHAIGPGEAIEVAVSYVPGGAATALFEGMDLGSTVQASGPFGRFCLMPQDTNRRYLLVGTGTGVTPYRAMLPLLETAIAERGVEVVLLMGARTPAELLYGDDFRAFADRHPNFRFVPCFSRELPDAPHADVRHGYVQQFLEEFAPGDGDIAYLCGNPNMVDATFEALKGFGLPVPLIRREKYVSSK; encoded by the coding sequence GTGGCCATCACGCAGTTCCCCATCAAGCTCGTCTCGCGGCGCATGGTCGCGCCGACCGTCGCCCACCTGTCCTTCGTCCGCGCCGACGGCCAGCCGCTGGACTTCATCCCCGGGCAGTTCATCCAGATCCATTTCGAGTACGCCGACGGCACCGCCACCAAGCGCTCGTATTCGCTGGCGACGATCCACGATCACGCGATCGGTCCGGGCGAGGCGATCGAGGTCGCCGTGAGCTATGTGCCCGGTGGCGCGGCGACGGCGCTGTTCGAGGGCATGGATCTGGGCAGCACGGTGCAGGCCAGCGGCCCGTTCGGGCGCTTCTGCCTGATGCCGCAGGACACCAACCGCCGCTATCTGCTGGTCGGCACCGGCACCGGCGTGACCCCGTACCGGGCGATGCTGCCGCTGCTGGAGACGGCGATCGCCGAGCGCGGCGTCGAGGTGGTGCTGCTGATGGGTGCGCGTACGCCGGCCGAACTGCTGTACGGCGACGACTTCCGCGCATTCGCCGATCGGCATCCGAACTTCCGCTTCGTACCGTGCTTCTCGCGCGAGTTGCCGGACGCGCCGCATGCCGACGTGCGCCACGGCTATGTGCAGCAGTTCCTCGAGGAATTCGCACCGGGCGACGGTGACATCGCCTACCTGTGCGGCAATCCGAACATGGTCGACGCGACGTTCGAGGCGCTCAAGGGCTTCGGCCTGCCGGTGCCGCTGATTCGTCGCGAGAAGTACGTCAGCAGCAAGTGA
- the panE gene encoding 2-dehydropantoate 2-reductase translates to MRILVLGAGGTGGYFGGRLAQAGVDVTFLVRPARAAQLERDGLRIRSGLGDAQFPVAHVTADALPALAAERPFDLVLLSCKAYDLDSSIDAIAPAVTADTAVLPILNGLLHYAALDARFGADRVLGGLCFISAMKGEDGEVVHLPSPPSMTFGERDSAHNGSARTRALEAVCAGASGFDAVRSDSFMQAAWNKFTFLAALAAATCLMRASIGRIVDTDGGTEFLSALHEECLAVAAADGHAIPAEAAQQARALLTKPGSTVTASMLRDLESGQDVEALQIIGDLRARAHASGRAVPHLDAAWVHLQAYRLRRATPQTP, encoded by the coding sequence ATGCGCATTCTCGTTCTCGGCGCCGGCGGCACCGGCGGTTACTTCGGCGGTCGCCTTGCGCAGGCCGGGGTCGACGTCACCTTCCTCGTGCGTCCCGCACGCGCGGCGCAGCTCGAACGCGACGGTCTGCGCATCCGCAGTGGCCTGGGCGATGCGCAGTTCCCGGTCGCGCACGTCACCGCCGATGCGCTGCCCGCGCTTGCTGCGGAACGGCCGTTCGATCTGGTGCTGCTGAGCTGCAAGGCCTACGACCTCGACAGTTCGATCGACGCGATCGCCCCGGCCGTGACTGCGGACACCGCCGTGCTGCCGATTCTCAACGGCCTGCTGCATTACGCCGCGCTCGACGCACGCTTCGGCGCCGACCGTGTGCTCGGCGGTCTGTGTTTCATCAGCGCGATGAAGGGCGAGGACGGCGAAGTCGTGCATCTGCCGTCGCCGCCGTCGATGACCTTCGGCGAGCGCGATTCCGCGCACAACGGCAGCGCACGGACGCGCGCGCTGGAAGCGGTGTGCGCAGGCGCATCCGGCTTCGATGCCGTGCGCAGCGACAGCTTCATGCAGGCCGCCTGGAACAAGTTCACCTTCCTCGCCGCGCTCGCTGCGGCGACTTGCCTGATGCGCGCCAGCATCGGCCGTATCGTCGACACCGACGGCGGCACTGAATTCCTGTCGGCGCTGCACGAGGAATGTCTCGCAGTTGCCGCCGCGGACGGCCACGCGATTCCGGCCGAAGCCGCGCAGCAGGCGCGTGCTCTGCTGACGAAGCCTGGTTCCACGGTCACCGCCTCGATGCTGCGCGATCTCGAATCCGGTCAGGACGTGGAGGCGCTGCAGATCATTGGCGACCTGCGCGCACGCGCGCATGCGAGCGGTCGCGCGGTGCCGCATCTCGATGCGGCCTGGGTGCATCTGCAGGCCTATCGCTTGCGCCGCGCGACACCGCAGACGCCCTGA
- a CDS encoding ABC transporter permease, producing the protein MSNMKWMWCVVRKELLDIARDRRTLFMALLLGPLMYPLLMLGMNFMAEKRMKTEQDRVLEVPVIGAEHAPNLVAHLATLGIQAVDAPADLDAAIAGQDIDVAIEIPASFAEDWHAGRPATVEIISDSTRRNAETPTRRVRNAITAYGQQVGALRLLARGIDPSVVQPVAVGTRDTATEEAKRGILLAILLPYLLILSSFIGGSYLILDATAGERERQSLEPLLATPASRGAIVSGKIAAACIIGMVSLLLTLLAFKISAQMGTSASRMLDVSFVAIGKMLLVLLPMLFVGTSLLTFLAATAKSMKEAQSHIVWLMLLPMVPSFVLMINPIKTELWQFAVPFLAQNQLLLKIIRAEPIAPEVWGVYLGASLALAAALWLLAVWRYGQEKLAVAG; encoded by the coding sequence ATGAGCAACATGAAATGGATGTGGTGCGTGGTGCGCAAGGAGCTGCTCGACATCGCGCGCGACCGGCGCACGTTGTTCATGGCGCTGCTGCTCGGCCCGTTGATGTACCCGCTGCTGATGCTGGGCATGAACTTCATGGCCGAGAAGCGCATGAAGACCGAACAGGACCGCGTGCTGGAAGTGCCGGTGATCGGCGCCGAACACGCGCCCAATCTCGTCGCGCATCTGGCGACGCTCGGCATCCAGGCCGTCGATGCACCGGCGGATCTCGACGCGGCGATCGCCGGCCAGGACATCGACGTGGCGATCGAGATTCCGGCGAGCTTCGCCGAGGACTGGCACGCCGGTCGTCCGGCGACGGTCGAGATCATCAGCGACAGCACGCGCCGCAACGCCGAGACGCCGACGCGTCGTGTGCGGAATGCGATCACCGCCTACGGCCAGCAGGTCGGCGCCCTGCGCCTGCTCGCCCGCGGCATCGATCCGTCGGTGGTGCAGCCGGTTGCAGTCGGCACACGCGACACGGCGACCGAGGAAGCCAAGCGCGGCATCCTGCTGGCGATCCTTCTGCCGTATCTGCTGATCCTGTCGAGCTTCATCGGCGGCTCGTATCTGATCCTCGACGCCACCGCCGGCGAACGCGAACGCCAGTCGCTGGAACCGCTGCTGGCCACCCCCGCCTCGCGCGGCGCGATCGTCAGCGGCAAGATCGCCGCCGCCTGCATCATCGGCATGGTCTCGCTGCTGCTCACCCTGCTCGCCTTCAAGATCAGCGCGCAGATGGGCACGAGCGCCTCGCGGATGCTCGACGTCAGCTTCGTCGCGATCGGCAAGATGCTGCTGGTGCTGCTGCCGATGCTGTTCGTCGGCACGTCGCTGCTGACCTTCCTCGCCGCGACCGCCAAGAGCATGAAGGAAGCCCAGAGCCACATCGTCTGGCTGATGCTGCTGCCGATGGTTCCGAGCTTCGTGCTGATGATCAACCCGATCAAGACCGAGCTGTGGCAGTTCGCCGTGCCGTTCCTCGCACAGAACCAGCTGCTGCTGAAGATCATCCGCGCCGAACCGATCGCGCCGGAAGTGTGGGGTGTGTATCTGGGGGCGAGCCTGGCATTGGCTGCGGCGCTGTGGCTGCTGGCCGTGTGGCGCTATGGGCAGGAGAAGTTGGCAGTTGCCGGCTGA
- a CDS encoding ATP-binding cassette domain-containing protein translates to MITAQQLHKAFKTKTGTVKAVDGVDFVAEDGRITGLLGPNGAGKTTTLRMLYTLMKPDSGRVLVDGIDAAQDPAAVRRVLGVLPDARGVYKRLTARENIRYFGELHGLSKAEILDRTRVLSEQLDMGEILDRQTEGFSQGQRTKTAIARALVHDPRNVILDEPTNGLDVMTTRAMREFLFKLRDDGRCVIFSSHIMQEVAALCDRIVIVAKGRVVADGTADELRERFGKPNLEDAFVSAIGSEEGLLA, encoded by the coding sequence ATGATCACGGCCCAGCAACTGCACAAGGCGTTCAAGACGAAGACCGGCACGGTCAAGGCCGTCGACGGCGTCGACTTCGTCGCCGAGGACGGCCGCATCACCGGCCTGCTCGGTCCCAACGGCGCCGGCAAGACGACGACGCTGCGCATGCTCTACACGCTGATGAAGCCCGACAGCGGCCGCGTGCTGGTCGACGGCATCGACGCCGCGCAGGATCCGGCCGCGGTGCGTCGCGTGCTCGGCGTGCTGCCCGATGCGCGCGGCGTCTACAAGCGCCTGACCGCACGCGAGAACATCCGCTACTTCGGCGAGCTGCATGGTCTGTCGAAGGCGGAAATCCTTGATCGGACGCGCGTGCTCAGTGAACAGCTCGACATGGGCGAGATTCTCGACCGCCAGACCGAAGGCTTCAGCCAGGGCCAGCGCACCAAGACCGCGATCGCCCGCGCGCTGGTGCACGACCCGCGCAACGTGATTCTCGACGAGCCGACCAACGGCCTGGACGTGATGACCACGCGCGCGATGCGCGAATTCCTGTTCAAGCTGCGCGATGACGGCCGCTGCGTGATCTTCTCCAGCCACATCATGCAGGAGGTCGCCGCGCTGTGTGATCGCATCGTCATCGTCGCCAAGGGCCGCGTCGTCGCCGACGGCACCGCCGACGAACTGCGCGAGCGTTTCGGCAAGCCGAATCTCGAAGACGCATTCGTCAGTGCGATCGGTTCCGAGGAGGGCCTGCTGGCATGA
- a CDS encoding site-2 protease family protein produces MTTPDSATTSHPQFASLMPPAPEASAKRPLWRRALRPLALFVAGGLFGVGVARLGLPALEALPPGTGLALLAGFFLSLWPHIVLHEAGHALAGLSRGMHAIGFGVGPFRFERGSDDRWRWRYGGGVRGIGGFAALLPRGERGLSRLDQTVFLLGGPLANLVTAALCLALVAWVPMSTWWMAAGLGVALGAACMGLGNLVPLHREGWRSDGRGLLDLARRTPDAALQLQINQLMALSLADVRPRDWPATSIPVVDGGVASSGLELTARLLRLSHASDCRDADAAREEAEALAAAFPKAPAVFQPAIAVTLASHAALLVGDRALLAAWRARCEGGLMDLSPYRAWIDAELASLDGDADALAAHLQQAHALADRLPDAASRRVFDERLAVLAQTRDAAVVAI; encoded by the coding sequence ATGACGACGCCCGACAGCGCCACGACGTCGCATCCCCAGTTCGCCTCTCTCATGCCGCCCGCGCCCGAGGCGTCGGCGAAACGCCCGCTGTGGCGGCGCGCGCTGCGGCCGCTGGCGCTGTTTGTCGCCGGCGGTCTGTTCGGCGTGGGCGTCGCCAGACTCGGCCTGCCGGCGCTGGAAGCGCTGCCGCCCGGCACCGGACTCGCGCTGCTGGCCGGCTTTTTCCTGTCGCTGTGGCCGCACATCGTGCTGCACGAGGCCGGACATGCGCTCGCGGGCCTGTCGCGCGGCATGCATGCGATCGGGTTCGGTGTCGGACCATTCCGGTTCGAGCGCGGCAGCGACGATCGCTGGCGCTGGCGCTACGGCGGTGGCGTGCGCGGCATCGGCGGCTTCGCCGCGTTGCTGCCCCGCGGCGAACGCGGCCTGTCGCGCCTCGACCAGACGGTCTTCCTGCTGGGCGGGCCGCTGGCCAACCTGGTGACGGCTGCGCTGTGCCTGGCCCTGGTGGCCTGGGTGCCGATGTCGACCTGGTGGATGGCCGCGGGTCTGGGCGTGGCGCTCGGCGCCGCGTGCATGGGCCTGGGCAATCTGGTGCCGCTGCACCGGGAGGGTTGGCGCTCCGATGGCCGCGGCCTGCTCGATCTCGCGCGTCGCACACCCGATGCCGCGCTGCAGTTGCAGATCAACCAGTTGATGGCGCTGAGCCTGGCCGACGTGCGACCGCGCGACTGGCCGGCCACGTCGATCCCCGTCGTGGACGGCGGCGTCGCCAGCAGCGGCCTGGAGCTGACGGCGCGCCTGTTGCGTCTGTCGCACGCCTCCGATTGCCGCGATGCCGACGCTGCGCGCGAGGAAGCCGAGGCGCTGGCCGCCGCATTTCCGAAGGCGCCGGCGGTGTTCCAGCCCGCCATCGCCGTCACGCTCGCCAGCCATGCGGCGCTGCTGGTTGGCGACCGCGCCCTGCTTGCCGCCTGGCGCGCGCGTTGCGAGGGCGGGCTGATGGACCTGTCGCCGTATCGTGCGTGGATCGATGCCGAACTCGCATCCCTGGACGGCGACGCAGACGCGCTCGCGGCGCATCTGCAACAGGCGCACGCACTCGCGGACCGGTTGCCGGACGCCGCCAGCCGGCGCGTGTTCGATGAGCGGCTCGCCGTGCTGGCGCAGACCCGCGACGCCGCGGTCGTCGCGATCTGA
- a CDS encoding helix-turn-helix transcriptional regulator, with protein MKSRVRELREACGWSQAQLGDRLDVSRQTINAIETGKYDPSLPLAFRIAREFAEPIESIFLFEDVP; from the coding sequence ATGAAGAGCCGGGTGCGCGAACTGCGCGAGGCCTGCGGCTGGTCACAAGCACAGCTCGGCGACCGTCTGGATGTATCGAGACAGACGATCAACGCGATCGAAACCGGAAAGTACGACCCCAGCCTGCCGCTGGCGTTCCGGATCGCGCGCGAGTTCGCCGAGCCCATCGAATCCATTTTCCTGTTCGAGGACGTTCCATGA
- a CDS encoding alpha/beta hydrolase, producing MTATRLSLLALAASATLAGCSGGTPAPADGDGARPARMFGQIPFHACTLDGGNAATRVEAQCATFEVPENPDAPEGRKIGLNIAWLPADSNDGGTADPVFFLAGGPGQAATELAAQINNGLREVRRQRDIVLVDQRGTGSSNPLTCTDADGEAMELDALTAPDDAALDAYVGRCLAGLEDRADPRFYTTANAIRDLDTVRAALGAEQVNLVGGSYGTRVAQQYAMAYPQHTRSIVLDGVAPNDLVVGGEFAHTFEDALSLQSKQCAQDAACRERFPTDLQAQLRGVLSTLQTTPAPVTYRDPTTGAQRDGVVTPDTVTGLAFLFSYAPQTASLLPLILDEAAQGRYGPLMSLSQLMYSNVGGQMTRGMQWSVICAEDAGRYREDGRVADTILGPGVASMFFGACRTWPTGTPPANHTAALQSEVPALLMSGELDPVTPPAYAERVLAGLPNGRHLVFKGQGHGTFALGCAPKLLAQFIESTDAKALDATCLDAMRPVPPFISFNGWSP from the coding sequence ATGACAGCAACGAGGCTTTCCCTGCTGGCGCTGGCCGCGAGTGCGACGCTCGCCGGCTGCAGCGGCGGTACACCAGCGCCCGCCGATGGCGACGGCGCGCGACCGGCGCGCATGTTCGGCCAGATCCCGTTCCACGCTTGCACGCTCGACGGCGGCAACGCCGCCACGCGCGTCGAAGCGCAGTGCGCGACCTTCGAAGTGCCGGAGAATCCCGACGCACCGGAAGGCCGCAAGATCGGTCTCAACATCGCGTGGCTGCCGGCGGATTCGAACGACGGCGGCACCGCCGATCCGGTGTTCTTCCTCGCCGGCGGCCCCGGCCAGGCGGCGACCGAACTGGCCGCGCAGATCAACAACGGCCTGCGCGAAGTGCGCCGCCAGCGCGACATCGTGCTGGTCGACCAGCGCGGCACCGGCAGTTCGAATCCGCTGACCTGCACCGATGCCGATGGCGAGGCGATGGAACTCGATGCACTGACCGCGCCCGACGACGCCGCGCTCGACGCCTACGTCGGCCGATGCCTGGCCGGCCTGGAAGACCGCGCGGATCCGCGTTTCTACACGACGGCCAACGCGATCCGCGACCTCGACACCGTGCGCGCCGCGCTCGGCGCCGAACAGGTGAATCTGGTCGGGGGCTCCTACGGCACGCGCGTGGCGCAGCAGTATGCGATGGCGTATCCGCAGCACACGCGCAGCATCGTGCTCGACGGCGTGGCGCCGAACGATCTGGTCGTCGGCGGCGAGTTCGCGCACACCTTCGAAGATGCGCTCAGCTTGCAGTCGAAGCAGTGCGCGCAGGACGCCGCTTGCCGCGAACGCTTTCCGACCGATCTGCAGGCACAACTGCGCGGCGTGCTGTCGACGCTGCAGACGACGCCGGCGCCGGTGACCTATCGCGATCCGACTACTGGCGCGCAGCGCGATGGCGTGGTCACGCCGGACACGGTGACCGGCCTCGCGTTCCTGTTCTCGTACGCGCCGCAGACCGCATCGCTGCTGCCGCTGATCCTCGATGAAGCCGCGCAGGGCCGCTACGGTCCGCTGATGTCGCTGTCGCAACTCATGTACAGCAACGTGGGCGGACAGATGACGCGCGGCATGCAGTGGTCGGTGATCTGCGCCGAAGACGCGGGCCGCTACCGCGAAGACGGCCGCGTCGCGGACACGATCCTCGGTCCCGGTGTCGCCAGCATGTTCTTCGGCGCCTGCCGCACCTGGCCCACCGGCACGCCGCCGGCCAACCACACCGCGGCGCTGCAGTCCGAGGTGCCCGCGCTGCTGATGTCGGGTGAACTCGACCCGGTGACGCCGCCCGCGTATGCCGAGCGCGTGCTGGCCGGTCTGCCCAACGGACGCCATCTGGTGTTCAAGGGTCAGGGCCACGGCACGTTCGCGCTCGGCTGCGCGCCCAAGCTGCTCGCGCAGTTCATCGAATCGACCGATGCCAAGGCGCTCGACGCCACCTGCCTGGATGCGATGCGTCCGGTGCCGCCATTCATCAGCTTCAACGGGTGGTCGCCGTGA